One genomic window of Bacillota bacterium includes the following:
- a CDS encoding M48 family metalloprotease: protein MVGKRLRWVVVAWVLFLAGILLTGCSRGPVYTTVAGMVVDSTGVPMANAAIFIGDVAGTSNSSGRFSLTQVRSDATEAIVIQPGRQPEIIPVALAPDPQQITLTVSGQPRRARSGAMVDFIVLLPSLWDTDLDHPWNFTYLSQAEVAREAKALLGIQDLRTVVDYLTLQELGLVCDALKTKNLVWISDELKHRVQVYNRDREEVQDIPFTQISSTGRDGRRSVRAIGETLAAWLGEGPQPQQKPSPAERDEATLAKGAREYIENRYKVTYHGPEVERIKGVAAPIFANSERPTLSFTLGILETKEYNALALPGGYIYITRPLLNLMETESELAAVIAHETAHITHMHAVDNYRRQLVTVLATVFLTVATGDAQGSVDLVNFFEQFIAEGYSKSQEYDADATGFRYLIKAGYDPDAMASMLEKLLALELKFNGREVYSRTHPATSDRIRAINNHRERMGYYRLLGQYL, encoded by the coding sequence ATGGTGGGCAAAAGATTACGCTGGGTGGTTGTAGCCTGGGTCCTTTTCCTGGCGGGGATCCTTTTGACGGGATGCAGTCGGGGGCCTGTGTATACTACTGTAGCTGGGATGGTAGTGGATTCTACGGGCGTCCCGATGGCCAATGCCGCGATTTTCATCGGCGACGTGGCGGGAACCAGCAATTCTTCTGGACGCTTTTCCCTCACTCAGGTTCGCAGTGACGCCACCGAGGCTATCGTGATCCAGCCGGGAAGGCAGCCAGAGATCATCCCCGTGGCTTTAGCTCCAGATCCTCAGCAAATTACCCTAACAGTTTCCGGGCAGCCTCGCCGGGCCCGCTCCGGCGCCATGGTAGATTTCATTGTTTTGCTGCCCTCTTTGTGGGACACCGACCTGGATCATCCCTGGAATTTCACCTACTTGAGCCAAGCTGAGGTGGCCCGGGAGGCTAAAGCTTTACTGGGGATTCAGGATCTGAGGACGGTAGTGGACTATTTGACCCTACAGGAGCTGGGGCTAGTCTGTGATGCTTTGAAAACCAAAAACCTGGTTTGGATCAGCGATGAGCTGAAGCATCGGGTGCAGGTATATAACCGGGACCGGGAGGAAGTCCAGGATATTCCCTTTACCCAAATTAGCTCCACGGGGCGGGATGGACGTCGATCGGTCCGGGCCATTGGAGAGACCCTGGCAGCCTGGCTGGGTGAAGGGCCGCAACCGCAGCAGAAGCCAAGTCCTGCAGAACGGGATGAGGCCACCTTAGCCAAGGGAGCTCGGGAGTATATCGAAAATCGCTACAAAGTCACTTACCACGGGCCTGAGGTGGAAAGGATCAAGGGGGTGGCGGCACCGATTTTCGCCAATTCCGAGCGGCCAACGCTATCCTTTACCCTGGGTATTCTGGAGACCAAGGAGTACAACGCATTGGCATTGCCCGGCGGTTATATCTATATCACTCGGCCCCTATTGAACTTGATGGAAACGGAATCGGAATTGGCAGCGGTAATTGCCCATGAAACGGCACACATTACCCATATGCATGCTGTGGATAACTACCGTCGCCAGTTGGTGACGGTGCTGGCCACAGTGTTTCTCACGGTGGCCACCGGTGACGCTCAGGGCTCCGTGGATCTAGTGAACTTCTTTGAACAGTTTATTGCCGAAGGGTACAGTAAGAGTCAGGAGTATGATGCTGACGCCACGGGATTTCGGTATCTGATCAAAGCCGGTTACGATCCCGACGCTATGGCTAGTATGTTGGAGAAACTCTTGGCCCTGGAGCTAAAGTTTAATGGACGAGAGGTGTACAGCCGTACCCACCCGGCCACATCGGATCGGATCAGAGCCATCAACAACCACAGGGAGAGAATGGGGTATTATCGGTTATTGGGACAATATCTATAA